Genomic segment of Thermodesulfobacteriota bacterium:
AGGTTTGTAAGGTTTTGGTTTTGCGACATCCTTGGGCAGCTTAAAAGCTTCGCAATCCACGTGGACGAACTGGAGAGTGCATTTGACGAAGGTATGGGCTTTGATGGTTCTTCCATCAAGGGTTTTGCCCGGATCGACGAAAGCGACATGGTTGCCGTCCCAGATCCAAAAACGTTCGCCATTCTTCCATGGAGACCAAAAGAAAAGGCCGTTGCCAGGATGTTCTGTGATATTTACGAACCGGACGGTAGTCCTTATAAGGGTGATCCCCGCTACGCACTAAAAAAAGCATTGGAGAAAATGAGAAATATGGGGTTTACTAACTTTTATGTCGGTCCGGAACTAGAATACTTTTATTTCAAGTCCGACAGGGAACCGGAGATTCTGGACCAGGGTGGATACTTCGATTACCCGGTAGATGCAGCAGAAGATCTAAGAAGAGAAACGATTCTCGCCCTAGAAGAGATGGGCATAAGTGTAGAGTACTCTCACCACGAGGTTGCCCCTTCCCAGCATGAGATAGATCTACGCTACGCTGATGCTTTGGAGATGGCGGATACGGTTATGACTTATCGTGTCACAGTGAAAGAGATAGCAAAGAAATACGGTGTTTACGCCACTTTTATGCCGAAGCCCATATTTGGTGTAAACGGAAGCGGAATGCACACCCACCAGTCCCTTTTTATCGGAGAAAAAAACGCCTTTTTCGATTTCAATGACAAATACCATCTTTCGGATGTGGCAAAGTACTACATTGCAGGACTTTTAACCCACATAAAAGAGATTACGCTCGTACTCAACCAGCTTGTCAATTCGTACAAGAGACTCGTTCCAGGATACGAGGCACCGGTTTACATATGCTGGGCAAAAAGAAACAGATCGGCCCTTATAAGAGTGCCCATGTATAAACCAGGAAAGGAGAAAGCAACCAGGATAGAACTTCGATCCCCAGATCCGGCATGTAATCCATATCTTGCATTTGCAGCCATGCTTCTGGCGGGCCTAAAAGGGATAGAAGGGCGCTATAAGCTCTGCGAGCCTTTAGAGGTTGATGTGTACCATCTTCCTCCGGAAGAAAGAAAAAGACTTGGTGTTGACGAACTTCCTGGAAGCTTGATTGAAGCGATTGAACTTGCCGAAAAAAGCGAATTACTAAAGGAGGCGATTGGAGAGCACATATTTACAGAGTTGATCCAGAGTAAAAAAGTTGAGTGGGATGACTACCGGATAAGGGTTCAGCCCTACGAAATAGAGCGTTACCTGCCGGTAATTTGAAAAAGATCTAAAAAGAGGAAAGGGACTGACTTAAGTCCTTTTCCTCTTTTGTTATACCCGCTCATTTATTCCGTATTTTTCAATCTTGTACGTTATTTGACGGAGAGTTATTCCGAGAAGCCTCGCCGCCTTCGACTTATTGAAGTTTGTTTTCTTTAACGCCTCAACTATCCTTTCTCTTTCCACACCTTGGATCTCCGAAATTAGGGATTCGTTGCTTGATGTCTTCTCCTCGATGCTTTTCTTCTCTTCCCTTATGTACTCTTTGATGTACGATGGGATATCCTCTTCGGTTACAAGACCGTCCTCACTAAGAACCGCAATTCTTTCAATCGTATTTTCAAGTTCCCGTACGTTTCCCGGCCAGCTGTAGGCTCTTAATATCTCCAGCGCCCCGTTCGTTATTTTTAAATCCTTTCCATACTCCTTCCTGAACTTCTTTAAAAAATGTTCCACGAGGGGTAGTATATCTTCCCTTCTTTCTCTTAAAGGTGGGATAAAAATGGGCACAACGTTGAGCCTCCAGTAAAGGTCCTCTCTGAATTTTCCTTCCTTCACCATCTTTTCAAGGTCTCTGTTTGTTGCTGCTATTATCCGCACATCAACTTTTATGGGCTTTGTTCCACCTAAACGTTCGAAAGTTTGCTCCTGGATAACCCTAAGAAGCTTTACTTGGATCGCCTGACTTACATCTCCGATTTCGTCGAGGAAAATGGTTCCTCCATTTGCAAGCTCGAACTTTCCGGGCTTTGTGGCGTGTGCTCCTGTGAATGCGCCTTTTTCGAACCCGAAAAGCTCCGCTTCAAGAAGTGTTTCCGGAAGGGCGGCACAGTTCAGCGCAACGAAAGGGCCTTTCGATCTGTTGCCCTCGTAGTGGATCGCCCGGGCAATGAGTTCTTTTCCGGTTCCGCTTTCTCCTCTTACAAGCACAGTCGTTTTAGTATTGGCTACTTTAAGTGCTATCCTTATTACCTGTTCCATCTTCTCGGAAACTGAAATTATGTTTGGGATGCTGTGCTTTGCCTTTAGCTCCAAAAACAGGTGTTCTCTTTCTGTCCTCTCCTCCTCGTAGGCGTTATAGATCTTTATTGCCTGGCCTATCAAAGTGGCCACGATCTCTAAAACCCTCAAGTCCTCCTCAAGGGCAACCGTGTCTTGGAATATTCTGTCAACTGACAGTACGCCCAGAATCTCGTTCTTTATTTTTATGGGTACGCAGAGGAAAGATATGTTGTCCTTTTGGATCCTGGCCCCCGTTCTATTAAGGAAGAGCGGCTCTTTTCCGATATCTGGAACAATGATCGGGGAACCGCTTTCAACGACCCGTCCAACTATACCCTCACCGATTTTGTACTTCCCCCTTGCTATCTGTTCTTTTGTGAGTCCGTAAGCCACAGCGATTCTTAGCTCTCCTGTCTTTTTATCAAGGAGAGTAACTGTGCCCCGCTCCATATCGAGATGTTCGGAGAGGGTTTTCAAAGCATTAAGAATATTATCCTCCAGATTAAATGAGGAATTGAGTATCATGCTAACTTCCAAAAGAGCACTAAGCTCGGCATTTTTTCTTTTTAGGTCTTCCATGGTTTAAAGCTTAACATATTTGTAAGAAAGTTACAATTTTGTTACGTAACGCCTGGCTCTTTTCGCTTTTAGGGCTGGTATCGATTTTGCTTGTCATAAGAGCAAAAGCTAAGGAAAGGAGGAAATGATGAAAAAATCTCTAGCGGCAATTCCGTTTATCCTCCTTTTTGGGGGGAATACCCTTGCCCAGGACCTCGTAAATAGCGGGGACACGGCCTGGATGATAATGGCTACGGCTTTGGTTATGCTTATGACAGTTCCTGGACTTGCCCTTTTTTACGGCGGTCTGGCCAAGAGGAAGGATGCTCTCAACACCATAGCCATGTCTTTTGCATCTTTTGCGTTGGTTAGTATCCTTTGGATCCTTTACGGATACGCGTTTACTTTCGGCGAGGATATATCAGGTTTGATTGGAAGGCCGGTAAAACTCTTTCTTTCTGGGATTAGAGTGGAAAGCGTATCCGACGTAGCAAAGACTATCCCTGAATACGTATTCGTCGTTTATCAGCTCTCATTCGCGGCAATAACGGTTGCCCTTGTGAGTGGCGCGTTCATAGAGAGAATTAAATTTGGTGCGTGGATCCTCTTTACTATTCTATGGACGACTTTAGTCTACATTCCAATCGCCCATTGGGTTTGGGGAGGAGGATTTTTAGCAAAGTTGGGTGCTTTAGATTTTGCAGGAGGAACAGTGGTACACATAAATGCGGGTGTTGCTGCATTGATTGGCACAATATTTCTAGGGAGAAGGAAGGAATTATCCCTCATCCCGCACAATCTCACTGTTGTTGCCATGGGCACAGGCCTTCTCTGGTTTGGATGGTTTGGGTTCAACGCTGGTTCAGCCTTATCGGCAAATGGACTAGCCGGAATAGCTTTTGTCAACACGAATACCGCCTCTGCCATGGGTGCTATCTCCTGGATGGTGGCTGAGTGGATTGTCTCAAAAAGGCCGACTCTCCTTGGGTTTTGCTCCGGTGCAGTCGCAGGACTTGTAACGATAACACCTGCCGCCGGATTCGTAAACGTCTTTGGAGCTACCATTATGGGCATCTTTGCAGGTGCAGTTCCTTATTTTGCGGTCACAAAGATTAAGGCCTTCTTCCGATACGACGATGCACTCGATGTCTTTGGAATTCATGGAGTTGCCGGAATCTTAGGTTCCCTACTTTGTGGGATTTTTGCGGATCCTTCTGTGAATGAGATGGGAAGGGGACTCATTTATGGGAATCCAAATCAGCTTTACATTCAATTCATCGCAACTTTGGTGACGATCGTATATTCGGGCCTCGTTACAGCTTTCATATTTTTTGCTCTGCGGGTCTCGGTTGGACTCAGATCCAGTCTCGATGATGAAATTATCGGTCTTGATGAAAGTATTCATGGAGAAAGGGCATATAACTTGCATACATAGGAGGTAGTATGAAAAAAATCGAGGCAATAGTGAAACCGCACAGACTCGACGAAATCAAAGCGGGTCTTTCTGATGCCGGGATACTTACTGGCATGACAGTAACAGAGGTCAGAGGATTCGGAAGACAAAAAGGATACGTGGAAATTTATCGGGGAAGGGCATACGAAATAAGACTTTTACCGAAGTTAAAAGTGGAGATAGTCGTAAAGGACGAGGATTTGGAGAAAGCTTTAGCGATAATCATCGAAAAGGCCCGCACCGGAGAAATCGGAGACGGAAAGATCTTCGTCTATCCTTTAGAGGAAGTTCTAAGAATAAGCACTGGCCAGAGGGGGGATGAAGCCATATAGACATGTGCAGGCTTGTGGCAATCACCTCCAAAGATTATCTATCGCCGCTTGAGAATATCTTGGCGTTGGAAACTATGAAGGAAGGACATGACGGATCAGGAATGGGCTTGCTTTTGAAAGACTTGGGAGGGACCTTCCGGGAACTCAAGGAGTATCCTATCCTTTCAGGCACTGCAAGCAAAGAAGGTATTAAGGTTCTCGACGAGTTCATGGAGACTTTAGGGTTTAGACTTATACATGAATGGTCACCGAAAGTAAAAGGGAATAATGGAAAAAAAAGGATGGATCACTACTTCGCAAGGATATACGACTACCCCAGTAGTTTTCTTGAAAAATCCGACGAAGAAAAGGAAGATCTTCTCCTAAAAACTAGGATCTCCCTAAGGAAGCTTGGTGAAAAGAATGAGAATCTTTTTGTATTCAGTTTCTATCCCGATGTGATAATGCTTAAGGAAGTTGGAGATCCCATAGAGCTTTGTGAATTCTTCAACCTCGACAACGAAGATTTGAAAGCCAGGATTATCTTCGCCCAAGGAAGACAGAACACAAATTACTCAATAAACCTTTATGCGTGTCACCCATTCTTCATCCAGGGTTATTCTACGATGACGAATGGAGAAAATACTGCCTTTGTCCCTATAAAGGAGTTCTTAATGTCGAGAGGTTT
This window contains:
- a CDS encoding ammonium transporter, with translation MIMATALVMLMTVPGLALFYGGLAKRKDALNTIAMSFASFALVSILWILYGYAFTFGEDISGLIGRPVKLFLSGIRVESVSDVAKTIPEYVFVVYQLSFAAITVALVSGAFIERIKFGAWILFTILWTTLVYIPIAHWVWGGGFLAKLGALDFAGGTVVHINAGVAALIGTIFLGRRKELSLIPHNLTVVAMGTGLLWFGWFGFNAGSALSANGLAGIAFVNTNTASAMGAISWMVAEWIVSKRPTLLGFCSGAVAGLVTITPAAGFVNVFGATIMGIFAGAVPYFAVTKIKAFFRYDDALDVFGIHGVAGILGSLLCGIFADPSVNEMGRGLIYGNPNQLYIQFIATLVTIVYSGLVTAFIFFALRVSVGLRSSLDDEIIGLDESIHGERAYNLHT
- a CDS encoding glutamate synthase; translated protein: MCRLVAITSKDYLSPLENILALETMKEGHDGSGMGLLLKDLGGTFRELKEYPILSGTASKEGIKVLDEFMETLGFRLIHEWSPKVKGNNGKKRMDHYFARIYDYPSSFLEKSDEEKEDLLLKTRISLRKLGEKNENLFVFSFYPDVIMLKEVGDPIELCEFFNLDNEDLKARIIFAQGRQNTNYSINLYACHPFFIQGYSTMTNGENTAFVPIKEFLMSRGFMGYVGYESDSEVFTHILHYTVRKLKFPLYYYKDVITPLKDSEMEERKDKEALRLIKRSLRFLTIDGPNCVIGLTPSGTCFMVQDSKKLRPGVVGGVPGKYCLSSEVCGLDRVVPERDTSKDVYPMKYEMVIVPYGAEKVLVWNQLKGEFVRGN
- a CDS encoding P-II family nitrogen regulator encodes the protein MKKIEAIVKPHRLDEIKAGLSDAGILTGMTVTEVRGFGRQKGYVEIYRGRAYEIRLLPKLKVEIVVKDEDLEKALAIIIEKARTGEIGDGKIFVYPLEEVLRISTGQRGDEAI
- the nifA gene encoding nif-specific transcriptional activator NifA, with the protein product MEDLKRKNAELSALLEVSMILNSSFNLEDNILNALKTLSEHLDMERGTVTLLDKKTGELRIAVAYGLTKEQIARGKYKIGEGIVGRVVESGSPIIVPDIGKEPLFLNRTGARIQKDNISFLCVPIKIKNEILGVLSVDRIFQDTVALEEDLRVLEIVATLIGQAIKIYNAYEEERTEREHLFLELKAKHSIPNIISVSEKMEQVIRIALKVANTKTTVLVRGESGTGKELIARAIHYEGNRSKGPFVALNCAALPETLLEAELFGFEKGAFTGAHATKPGKFELANGGTIFLDEIGDVSQAIQVKLLRVIQEQTFERLGGTKPIKVDVRIIAATNRDLEKMVKEGKFREDLYWRLNVVPIFIPPLRERREDILPLVEHFLKKFRKEYGKDLKITNGALEILRAYSWPGNVRELENTIERIAVLSEDGLVTEEDIPSYIKEYIREEKKSIEEKTSSNESLISEIQGVERERIVEALKKTNFNKSKAARLLGITLRQITYKIEKYGINERV
- a CDS encoding glutamine synthetase family protein, with protein sequence MERPRDKQDVLKLVKEKDVRFVRFWFCDILGQLKSFAIHVDELESAFDEGMGFDGSSIKGFARIDESDMVAVPDPKTFAILPWRPKEKAVARMFCDIYEPDGSPYKGDPRYALKKALEKMRNMGFTNFYVGPELEYFYFKSDREPEILDQGGYFDYPVDAAEDLRRETILALEEMGISVEYSHHEVAPSQHEIDLRYADALEMADTVMTYRVTVKEIAKKYGVYATFMPKPIFGVNGSGMHTHQSLFIGEKNAFFDFNDKYHLSDVAKYYIAGLLTHIKEITLVLNQLVNSYKRLVPGYEAPVYICWAKRNRSALIRVPMYKPGKEKATRIELRSPDPACNPYLAFAAMLLAGLKGIEGRYKLCEPLEVDVYHLPPEERKRLGVDELPGSLIEAIELAEKSELLKEAIGEHIFTELIQSKKVEWDDYRIRVQPYEIERYLPVI